One Prunus dulcis chromosome 7, ALMONDv2, whole genome shotgun sequence DNA segment encodes these proteins:
- the LOC117635778 gene encoding beta-1,4-mannosyl-glycoprotein 4-beta-N-acetylglucosaminyltransferase, with amino-acid sequence MAIRSLRPTHRRTPPKFFCLILLIVVPTCIFGIYTNYPKISYFFRPLWDKPPTPFIRLPHYYAENVTMDHLCRLHGWSLRAEPRRVFDGIIFSNELDMLDIRWHELYPYVTKLVILEANTTFTGIPKPLFFASNRSRFAFAEEKVVHDIFPGIVVPRGSRTDPFELEKKQRIAMNALLRHAGISYGDVLIMSDTDEIPSPHTVKLLQWCDGIPSTMHLELKHYMYSFEFPVDYSSWRATSHIYGPRTFYQHSRQTNYLFSDAGWHCSFCFRHIEDFVFKMTAYSHADRVKRREFLNYARIQKLICRGDDLFDMLPEEYSFKELIKKMGPIPRSTSAVHLPAYLIKNVDKFRFLLPGGCIRPQD; translated from the coding sequence ATGGCAATACGATCTCTCCGCCCTACTCACAGACGAACACCACCTAAGTTCTTTTGTCTCATTCTGTTGATAGTTGTGCCTACATGTATATTTGGAATCTACACAAATTACCCAAAAATTTCGTACTTCTTTAGGCCACTTTGGGACAAGCCCCCAACCCCTTTCATACGCCTGCCACACTACTATGCTGAAAATGTAACCATGGACCATCTTTGCCGCCTTCATGGCTGGTCCCTACGTGCTGAACCCCGCCGTGTTTTCGATGGCATCATCTTTAGCAATGAGTTAGACATGCTCGATATTAGGTGGCATGAGCTTTATCCATATGTCACAAAATTGGTAATACTTGAGGCAAATACCACTTTCACTGGCATCCCGAAGCCTCTTTTCTTTGCTTCAAATCGGAGCAGATTTGCCTTTGCTGAGGAAAAAGTCGTCCACGATATCTTTCCTGGCATAGTTGTACCCCGTGGATCGCGTACGGACCCCTTTGAACTTGAGAAAAAGCAACGTATAGCTATGAATGCTTTACTTCGGCATGCGGGGATTTCCTATGGTGATGTACTGATAATGTCAGATACTGATGAGATCCCAAGCCCACATACTGTGAAATTACTGCAATGGTGTGATGGGATTCCATCTACAATGCATCTTGAGCTGAAGCACTACATGTATTCATTTGAGTTCCCAGTGGACTATAGTAGCTGGCGGGCTACATCCCACATCTACGGACCACGTACCTTTTATCAGCACTCTCGAcaaacaaattatttattttctgatgCAGGATGGCATTGTAGTTTTTGCTTTCGGCATATTGAAGACTTTGTGTTTAAGATGACTGCTTATAGCCATGCGGACCGTGTGAAGCGGAGAGAGTTTCTGAATTATGCAAGAATTCAAAAGCTCATTTGTCGAGGAGATGATCTTTTTGATATGTTACCTGAAGAGTACTCATTCAAGGAGTTGATTAAGAAGATGGGACCAATACCTCGTTCGACTTCTGCAGTTCATCTTCCTGCTTACTTGATAAAGAATGTAGACAAGTTTAGGTTCCTTCTCCCCGGAGGCTGTATAAGGCCACAGGATTGA